CAATTGGCAATGTGTTGACCAAGATTGTCACCGCCCCTTTCCGCGCGCTGGGTGCCCTATTTGGCGGGTCTGAAGAAGACTTGGGCAACGTCACCTTCACCGCCGGGGCCAACACCTTGAGCCCCTCGCAAAAAGAAGGTTTGAAAAAGCTGGGCGAGGCCTTGGGCACACGCCCCAACCTGGCGGTGACCGTGCAAGGCACTTGGGCCCCTGAAGACAAAACTGCGCTTCAAAATGTGCAAATGCGCCGCGCGGTGGCCACCCAGGCAGGCGAGAAATTGCAGCCAGGTGAAGACCCCGGCCCACTGGCCTTGAACAGCGAAGCAGGCCAGAAAGCCATTGAAGCGCTGTTTGAAAAACGCTTCAGCGCCGGTGAGCTGGCTTCGCTGAAAACCGGCTTCAGGCAAGCCAACCCGGGCCAGTTGCAACAAGGTACGGCGGGCAAGGCACTGGGGCAAATTACCAACCTGTTCAAGGACACCCGCGAATTGGGCAGCAGCGAAATCAACGCACTGAAAGGCAAGAACTTCCACGCCGTGCTGGCTCAGAAACTGCAAGATGCAGAAACGGTGAGCACCGCGCAATTGCAGGCGCTAGCCACGCAGCGGCAAGTGCAAATCAGTGCGGGTTTGGCGGCGGCCGGCATTGCCGCTGAACGCCTGAAAGTGGGTACGCCGAAAGAAACCAAGGCGGCCGAAGACAAAACCGTACCGATTGAACTGGATGTGGCGGTGAACAAGTAACTAAACCCCAAACCCCGCCTTGCTGGCCAAGACCTGCCGGGTCACCCGGATGAATTCCCGGGTTTTGGCTGGCATGGGGTTGGCATACGGGCACACGGCAAAAATGTCGGCCGGTGCACCGGCCCAGTCGGGCAGCACCCGCACCAGCGCGCCGGTTTTCAGTTCCTGTTGAATGTCCCACTCGGAGCGCAGCAGCACGCCCTTGCCTTCGAGCGCCCATTGCACCGCCACTTCCCCGTCATTCGAGCTGACCGGCCCGTGCACTTTCACCGTGGTTTCCTGCCGCCCGTTGCGCAGCGGCCAGTTGTTGAAGGTGTGATTTTCCTGCCGTATCACCAGGCAATCGTGCCGGGTCAGGTCAGCGGGGCTTTCCAACACACCAGCCCGCGCCAAGTAAGCCGGTGCAGCACACAGCACGCGCCGGTTGCTGGCCAGTTTTTGCGCAATCAGGCGCTGGTCGGGTGGTTCGCCAAAGCGCACCGACAAATCAAAGCCGCCTTCGATCAGGTCAATGGGGTGGTCGGTCAGTTCAAGAATCACTTCCACCTGTGCAAACTCGGCCTGGTAGGCGGACACCACGCCCGCCACGTGCTTGCGCCCAAAACCCAGGCTGGCGTTGACCCGCAACAACCCGCGCGGGGTGTCTTGCCCGGCCCGCAGGGTGGCCTCCAGCGCATCGATCTGCCGCAAAATCTGCGCGCCTTCGGCCAGGTAACGTTCACCTTCGGCGCTTAGCCCAACGCGCCGGGTGCTTCGGTGCAGCAGGCGCACACCCAGGCGTTTTTCAAGTGCGGCCAGCCGGCGGCTGACAGCGGGCGGTGTTACATCAAAGGCCACTGCGGCGCTGGCCAGGCTGTCATGGCGCACCAGTTCGCTGAAAAAAGCCAGGTCAGACAACTGCTTCAAAGGGCACACTCCATTCGTGCGTTTTTCTTAATAATATTTTAAATACTGCAGCATTGTAGATATTTTTAGAATCAATACACTTTGCCCTTCCACATCAAACAGCACACCACCCCATGGAATGGCCCGCACTGACAGATTTACTCCTTGTGTTGTCCTTGGGCGCGGCCTTGGGGTTTTTCGGTGGCCTGTTTGGTATTGGGGGCGGCATTATTGCGGTCCCCCTTTTTATTCTCGGCTTTGGCATGGACCAGGCCCTGGCCCAAGGCACAGCCCTTGTGCTGATGGTGCCCAATTTGCTGATTGGCTGGTGGCGTTACAACCAGCACCACAAACTGCCCTGGCTTGCTGTGGCAGCGATTGGCATTACCGCCACCCTGACTACGTGGCTAACCGCCAAAATGGCCGTGCAGCTGGACCAGGATGTGCTGCACTGGATCTTCAACCTGTTCATTCTGGCCGTGGGCGTGCGCATGCTGTTGCTGCGCAAAAACCCTTCTGAAAACGCAAGCAGTTCCGACCAACCCCGCACCGCCGCCATGCCGATTGTGGGTGTACTGGGCGGCACCAGCATGGGCCTGTTGGGGATGGGGGGTGGTTTGGTGGCCACACCCTTGCTGACCACCGTATTCAAGCACACGCAAACCACGGCGCAGGCACTTTCACTGGCGCTGGTGGCACCCAGTTCGGTCATGGCACTGACCACTTACGCCACAGCCCACCGGGTTGACTGGAACCTGGGCCTGCCACTGGCCTTTGGCGGTTTGTTCACCGTGTCAGCCGGTGTTGCAGTGGCGCATTACCTGCCCGAAAAAGCGCTGCGCCGAAGCTTTGCCATGGTGATGATCGTGGCGGCATTCTGGCTGATCGTTCAATCGCTGCACACGCATTAAGCTTTTCCGGTAAGAATAGGGGTTGGTGCAATTTTCTCCATTGGGTCAATGAAGCTGGCTGTCCTGTTCCGTTTTGTGTTGTTCGCCACAGTGTTGGGGCTGGGCTCCAATGTGTGGATGAGTTATCGCGCGGACCAGTTGCAGGAATCGCAAGCGAAGCTGCTGACCATGCGGCTGGATGCAGTGAATGCACTGCGGCTGCTTCAATCCGAATTCGATGCCCTGCAAACCCTGGTGGCAGCTTTTGTGGTCAGCAAGAACAGCCTGCACCTGGTGAATTATTACGAACTGCTGGATGCGCATGCGGGCGCACGCCAATAC
The nucleotide sequence above comes from Limnobacter thiooxidans. Encoded proteins:
- a CDS encoding LysR family transcriptional regulator — protein: MCPLKQLSDLAFFSELVRHDSLASAAVAFDVTPPAVSRRLAALEKRLGVRLLHRSTRRVGLSAEGERYLAEGAQILRQIDALEATLRAGQDTPRGLLRVNASLGFGRKHVAGVVSAYQAEFAQVEVILELTDHPIDLIEGGFDLSVRFGEPPDQRLIAQKLASNRRVLCAAPAYLARAGVLESPADLTRHDCLVIRQENHTFNNWPLRNGRQETTVKVHGPVSSNDGEVAVQWALEGKGVLLRSEWDIQQELKTGALVRVLPDWAGAPADIFAVCPYANPMPAKTREFIRVTRQVLASKAGFGV
- a CDS encoding sulfite exporter TauE/SafE family protein, with the translated sequence MEWPALTDLLLVLSLGAALGFFGGLFGIGGGIIAVPLFILGFGMDQALAQGTALVLMVPNLLIGWWRYNQHHKLPWLAVAAIGITATLTTWLTAKMAVQLDQDVLHWIFNLFILAVGVRMLLLRKNPSENASSSDQPRTAAMPIVGVLGGTSMGLLGMGGGLVATPLLTTVFKHTQTTAQALSLALVAPSSVMALTTYATAHRVDWNLGLPLAFGGLFTVSAGVAVAHYLPEKALRRSFAMVMIVAAFWLIVQSLHTH